A window of Kyrpidia spormannii genomic DNA:
GCAGGGAGGGCTCGTCCTGCTTGTACCCCGGCGTGGAGGCGTTGACGAGGTTATTCGCCACGATCTCCTCCCGGCGCTGCTGGGCGATCATCCCAGACGCCGCAATATAGAGGCCACGAATCATCCGCCGATTCCCCTTTCGCCCCGTATGTATCGCCTCGCTGCGAACACCTTGCTTCCTTAAGATGCGTCCGGCGCCGGTGCGATTCCTGCCTGTCGTCGCAAACTTTCCCGCGGTTGCTGGCGGCAGATCCCGGGCCTGCACTCCGGACCGGAGTCCGCTCTGCAAACCCGGTGCGACTCAGTGACCAGGATGTGGGGGGCATCGTCATCCCGAGTCGCCGGAAACCTTTGTCAGCCTCGTCAGCCTTGTCCCGGGACCTGCGAACAGAAGTGGCGACGACGGCGGACGGATGCAAGGCAAGTCGTCCTGCCACTCCCGTTTTCGCCGGCATGGCCGGCGGTGTCATAACAGCGTGTTCACCATCGTCTGGGGGGATGAACTCTGGCCGTTGCGGTATTTATTCTTCGTGGCCTCCCCGCCCCGCAGGTGCCGAATCGACTTGTGATATTCCAGGATCTCTTTGACTCGGCTGGCCAACTCCGGGTTGATCTCCGGCAGGCGCTCGGTCAGATCTTTGTGCACGGTACTCTTGGATACGCCGAATTCTCGGGCGATCGTGCGCACGGTGTTGCGTGTCTCGACGATATACTCGCCGATTTTGATCGTGCGCTCGCGGAT
This region includes:
- the spoIIID gene encoding sporulation transcriptional regulator SpoIIID, whose product is MHDYIRERTIKIGEYIVETRNTVRTIAREFGVSKSTVHKDLTERLPEINPELASRVKEILEYHKSIRHLRGGEATKNKYRNGQSSSPQTMVNTLL